In a genomic window of uncultured Flavobacterium sp.:
- the nirB gene encoding nitrite reductase large subunit NirB — protein MIRVIVVGNGMVGYKFCEKFVAKSGQEKYQITVFGEEPRRAYDRVHLSEYFGGKTADDLSLSTTEWYLENNITLNTSELITDINREEKTIHTHLEKTHTYDYLVLATGSSAFVPPIDGVEKEGVFVYRTIEDLDAIMAYAKKIKQKGATEAAVLGGGLLGLEAAKAVRDLGLNPHVVEFAPRLMPRQLDKGASDMLQSKIEELNIGIHLNKATQYIDGKESITGMMFAEDELLKVDMLVISAGIKPRDELARISGLEVGLRGGVVVNNQMQTSDPSIFAIGEVALYNQNIYGLVAPGYEMADVAAEQILNGSKTMRETIDMSTQLKLIGVEVASFGDPFIENDNVTAIIYENKLSGVYKRINVTKDSKTLLGGILVGDSSDYNSLFQIYNNAMALPKNPEDLILGSRDGSEGSSLGSVMDLPDTAVICSCENVTKGSICCKILDESCASLSDVVKATKATSGCGGCKPMVSDLVKATQKSLGKEVKEVICEHFSYNRQELFDLVKINKYENFYDVLDHHGKGDGCEVCKPVVASIFSSIYNDTANKHVTTQDTNDRFLANIQRNGTYSVVPRVAGGEITAEKLIVIGEVAKQFDLYTKITGAQRVDLFGAHLSDLPKIWKILIDNGFESGHAYGKSLRAVKSCVGNAWCRYGMDDSAGFAIELENRYKGIRSPHKLKGGVSACIRECAEARGKDFGLIAVEGGWNLYIAGNGGANPKHAVLLAEKIDKETVIKYLDRFLMYYIRTAGPLIRTATWLEKLDGGLEYLKEVIIEDSLGICETLEAEMQTLVNTFECEWKQVLEKPRLLKRFNHFVNSDEKDDNAVFVPLRDQKMPKAWS, from the coding sequence ATGATTAGAGTAATAGTAGTTGGAAACGGCATGGTTGGTTATAAATTTTGTGAAAAATTCGTCGCAAAATCAGGACAGGAAAAGTATCAGATTACCGTATTTGGCGAAGAACCAAGACGCGCTTACGACAGAGTTCATTTAAGTGAATACTTTGGAGGTAAAACGGCAGATGATTTATCATTATCAACAACCGAATGGTACTTAGAAAACAATATTACTCTCAATACTTCTGAATTAATTACAGATATTAATAGGGAAGAAAAAACAATACATACTCATTTAGAGAAAACACATACGTACGATTACTTAGTTTTAGCAACAGGATCTTCGGCATTTGTTCCACCAATTGACGGAGTCGAAAAAGAAGGTGTTTTTGTGTACAGAACCATCGAAGATCTGGATGCAATTATGGCTTATGCCAAAAAGATAAAACAAAAAGGCGCAACTGAAGCGGCTGTTCTTGGCGGAGGATTATTAGGTCTTGAAGCAGCAAAAGCCGTTAGAGATTTAGGATTGAATCCGCATGTGGTTGAATTTGCTCCGCGTTTGATGCCAAGACAACTGGACAAAGGCGCGAGTGATATGCTTCAATCTAAAATTGAAGAATTAAATATTGGTATTCATCTTAACAAAGCAACGCAATATATCGATGGAAAAGAAAGCATAACAGGAATGATGTTTGCTGAGGATGAATTGTTAAAAGTAGACATGTTGGTTATTTCTGCCGGAATTAAACCTCGCGATGAGTTGGCTCGAATTTCAGGACTTGAAGTTGGTCTGCGAGGCGGCGTTGTGGTAAACAATCAAATGCAAACATCAGATCCTTCTATTTTTGCTATTGGCGAAGTAGCACTTTACAATCAGAACATTTACGGACTTGTTGCTCCAGGTTACGAAATGGCCGATGTTGCTGCCGAGCAAATCTTAAATGGTTCTAAAACCATGAGAGAAACCATCGATATGTCGACACAATTGAAATTAATTGGTGTCGAAGTTGCGAGTTTTGGTGATCCTTTTATCGAAAATGATAATGTAACTGCCATTATTTATGAAAATAAATTAAGCGGTGTTTACAAAAGAATCAACGTTACTAAAGATTCTAAAACCCTTTTAGGCGGAATTTTGGTTGGAGATTCAAGCGATTACAATTCACTTTTCCAGATTTACAACAATGCAATGGCTTTGCCTAAAAATCCAGAAGATTTAATTTTGGGTTCAAGAGACGGTTCTGAAGGTTCAAGTTTAGGAAGCGTAATGGATTTACCAGATACAGCTGTAATTTGTTCTTGCGAAAATGTTACCAAAGGTTCTATTTGCTGTAAAATTTTAGATGAAAGCTGTGCTAGTCTTTCAGATGTTGTGAAAGCAACGAAAGCTACTTCTGGCTGCGGAGGCTGTAAACCAATGGTTTCAGATTTGGTAAAAGCCACTCAAAAATCACTTGGAAAAGAAGTAAAAGAAGTGATTTGCGAACATTTTAGCTACAATCGTCAGGAATTATTCGATTTAGTAAAAATCAATAAATACGAGAATTTCTACGATGTTTTAGATCATCACGGCAAAGGCGACGGCTGCGAAGTTTGTAAACCTGTTGTAGCTTCGATCTTCTCTAGTATTTATAACGATACGGCAAACAAACACGTAACGACACAAGATACAAACGATAGATTTTTGGCTAATATTCAACGAAACGGAACTTATTCTGTAGTTCCAAGAGTTGCCGGAGGAGAAATTACTGCCGAGAAACTAATTGTAATTGGCGAAGTTGCCAAACAATTCGATTTATACACCAAAATTACCGGAGCGCAAAGAGTTGATTTATTTGGAGCGCATTTAAGCGATTTGCCTAAAATCTGGAAAATCTTAATCGACAATGGTTTTGAAAGTGGTCACGCTTACGGAAAATCACTTCGCGCCGTAAAAAGCTGCGTTGGAAATGCCTGGTGCCGTTACGGAATGGACGACAGCGCCGGTTTTGCCATCGAACTTGAAAACAGATATAAAGGAATTCGTTCTCCACATAAATTAAAAGGCGGTGTTTCGGCCTGCATTCGCGAATGCGCCGAAGCCCGAGGAAAAGATTTCGGATTAATTGCGGTTGAAGGCGGTTGGAATTTATATATTGCCGGAAACGGTGGCGCAAACCCAAAACATGCCGTTTTATTAGCCGAAAAAATCGACAAAGAAACGGTTATCAAATACCTGGATCGTTTCTTAATGTATTACATCCGCACGGCTGGTCCGCTAATTAGAACTGCAACCTGGTTAGAAAAACTAGACGGTGGTTTAGAATATCTGAAAGAAGTAATCATCGAAGACAGTTTAGGAATCTGCGAAACGCTTGAAGCCGAAATGCAAACTCTAGTAAATACTTTTGAATGCGAATGGAAACAAGTTTTAGAAAAACCCAGATTATTAAAACGCTTTAATCATTTTGTAAACTCAGACGAGAAAGACGATAATGCCGTTTTTGTTCCGTTACGAGATCAAAAAATGCCAAAAGCCTGGTCATAA
- a CDS encoding DUF4202 domain-containing protein has product MNTPFQKASEWIDAENAQDPNIDIDQNKEYPKELLYSNRMYERLMQFEPKASEEIQIASKAQHICRWKVARESYPMDRVGYLKWREELKKFHAKTTAAILEKAGYTSEFTDRVSFLIEKKLLKKDAETQLLEDVICLVFLEYYLDPFVHKHDEEKLKNIIKKTWDKMSDKGHQAALKIKYSEENLNLIKASLGL; this is encoded by the coding sequence ATGAACACACCTTTTCAAAAAGCCAGCGAGTGGATAGATGCTGAAAACGCACAAGATCCAAATATCGACATCGATCAAAATAAAGAATATCCAAAAGAATTATTATATTCTAACAGGATGTATGAAAGACTGATGCAGTTTGAACCAAAAGCTTCTGAAGAAATTCAGATCGCTTCAAAAGCACAGCACATTTGCCGATGGAAAGTGGCGCGCGAATCCTACCCAATGGATCGTGTTGGTTATTTGAAATGGAGAGAAGAACTTAAAAAATTCCATGCCAAAACTACTGCCGCAATCTTAGAAAAAGCAGGATATACATCAGAATTTACAGATCGCGTTTCATTTTTAATCGAAAAGAAACTACTTAAAAAAGATGCCGAAACTCAATTACTCGAAGATGTAATTTGCCTGGTATTTTTAGAATATTATTTAGATCCTTTTGTACACAAACATGACGAGGAAAAACTAAAAAATATCATCAAAAAAACCTGGGATAAAATGTCAGACAAAGGACATCAGGCAGCCTTAAAAATAAAATATTCTGAAGAAAATTTAAATCTGATAAAAGCTTCTTTAGGATTGTAA
- the nirD gene encoding nitrite reductase small subunit NirD yields the protein MEEILNQYETVHANDATIWFKAGKVEDFPTNRGGCIKYKNKQIAIFNFARRNEWYACQNACPHKMEMVLSRGMTGSADDIPKIACPMHKKTFSLVDGSNLNGDDYKIATYPIKVIENEVFVGFVD from the coding sequence ATGGAAGAAATCTTAAATCAATACGAAACAGTCCATGCAAACGACGCAACAATTTGGTTTAAAGCGGGCAAAGTTGAAGATTTCCCGACCAATCGCGGCGGCTGCATCAAATACAAAAACAAACAAATTGCCATTTTTAATTTCGCTCGACGAAACGAATGGTACGCTTGTCAAAATGCCTGCCCGCATAAAATGGAAATGGTACTTTCAAGAGGAATGACGGGATCTGCTGATGACATCCCGAAAATTGCCTGCCCAATGCATAAAAAAACATTCTCGTTAGTCGATGGTTCTAACCTAAACGGAGACGATTATAAAATCGCAACATATCCAATTAAAGTTATTGAAAACGAAGTATTCGTTGGTTTTGTAGATTAG
- a CDS encoding DUF2130 domain-containing protein, whose product MAEQSSIQCPNCGTTIDVNDILKHQLEDSIRKEFQQKATAQAKELELKNEQFEKAKIEFEAKKKHENELFAERLEREKKVAEKEITEKLKTKLDEENKDRLLSMEKELSEKSEKLRELNKMTGEIAKLQREKLEMKEAIEAESQKQLNAALILERDKIRKQEEEKNELKIKEYQKQSDDQKKLIEEMKRKQEQGSMQLQGEVMELAIEEWLANNFPLDTIDEVKKGANGADCLQIVNTRELQNCGSIYYESKRTKAFQPAWIEKFKNDIRTKKANIGVLVTEVMPAGMDRMGMRDGIWICTYEEFKGLSAVLRQSLIQISQAVLAQENKGDKMSMLYDFLTSNEFRLQIEGIVEGFTQMQGDLDSEKRAMQRIWKQREKQIEKVVHNTLGMYGSIRGIAGNAVQTVRALELDFIEGDDEDPKELLE is encoded by the coding sequence ATGGCAGAGCAATCTTCAATTCAGTGCCCAAATTGCGGAACAACTATCGATGTAAATGACATTCTGAAACATCAGTTAGAAGATAGTATTCGCAAAGAATTTCAGCAAAAAGCAACTGCACAAGCCAAAGAACTAGAACTTAAAAACGAGCAATTCGAAAAAGCAAAAATCGAATTTGAAGCTAAAAAGAAACACGAAAATGAACTTTTTGCAGAACGTTTAGAACGTGAAAAAAAGGTAGCCGAAAAAGAAATTACCGAAAAACTAAAAACCAAACTCGACGAAGAAAACAAAGATCGTTTGCTTTCGATGGAAAAAGAACTTTCAGAGAAATCAGAAAAACTTCGTGAACTCAATAAAATGACAGGCGAAATTGCAAAACTTCAGCGTGAAAAACTGGAGATGAAAGAAGCAATCGAAGCCGAATCTCAAAAGCAACTCAACGCTGCCTTGATCTTGGAACGTGATAAAATCCGTAAACAGGAAGAAGAAAAAAACGAGTTAAAAATCAAAGAATACCAAAAACAATCTGACGATCAAAAGAAGCTGATTGAGGAAATGAAACGTAAGCAGGAACAAGGTTCTATGCAATTGCAAGGCGAAGTAATGGAATTAGCGATTGAAGAATGGCTTGCAAATAATTTTCCGCTTGATACTATTGATGAAGTCAAAAAAGGTGCAAATGGTGCTGATTGCCTTCAGATTGTAAACACTCGTGAACTTCAAAATTGCGGTTCTATTTATTATGAAAGTAAGCGTACAAAAGCTTTTCAGCCCGCATGGATTGAAAAATTTAAAAATGATATCAGAACTAAAAAAGCTAATATTGGTGTTTTAGTAACCGAAGTCATGCCTGCCGGGATGGACCGTATGGGAATGCGTGACGGAATTTGGATTTGTACTTATGAAGAATTTAAAGGTTTAAGCGCCGTTTTACGTCAATCGTTAATTCAGATTAGTCAGGCCGTTCTGGCACAGGAAAACAAAGGCGATAAAATGTCGATGTTGTACGATTTCTTAACCAGCAATGAATTCCGTTTGCAAATTGAAGGTATTGTGGAAGGTTTTACCCAAATGCAAGGTGATTTGGATTCAGAAAAAAGAGCGATGCAGCGTATCTGGAAACAACGAGAAAAACAAATCGAAAAAGTAGTACACAACACTTTAGGAATGTATGGTTCTATTCGCGGAATTGCCGGAAACGCTGTTCAGACTGTAAGAGCTTTAGAATTAGACTTTATTGAAGGCGATGATGAAGATCCTAAAGAATTATTGGAATAA
- a CDS encoding LysR family transcriptional regulator: MELRHLKYFLAVAEELNFTKAAEKLFISQPPLSRQIIELEEEIQARLFIRNNKKVELTEAGKYFEKEVKELFQNLERISVKTKKIAENVSGEFRIAYISSIYSSVISELIKHLKEQFPYVNFKLFEVSTTKQIDALEQGKIELGIIRSPIKSPKIKSQLWFQDGFSVVYNKSLIQINSEKEIPNLKEETFVFFNKDYAPHYHEVLLELCAFYGFTPKVVHESNNINSIVQLVKNGLGISIVPSNIAKKNQDTEIGFIELKKVNLYTDVSLITSKEDDSEITQSAVDFLLKKR, translated from the coding sequence ATGGAATTACGTCATCTGAAATATTTTTTGGCTGTTGCCGAAGAATTAAACTTTACCAAAGCTGCTGAGAAACTCTTTATTTCTCAACCACCTTTGAGCCGTCAAATTATCGAACTCGAAGAAGAAATTCAGGCGCGTTTATTCATCAGAAACAATAAAAAAGTTGAACTTACAGAGGCAGGAAAATATTTCGAAAAAGAAGTAAAAGAACTTTTTCAGAATCTTGAGCGTATTTCTGTGAAAACGAAAAAAATAGCCGAAAATGTTTCCGGAGAATTCAGAATTGCTTATATCAGTTCTATTTATTCTTCTGTAATTTCAGAATTGATAAAACACCTGAAAGAGCAATTCCCATATGTCAATTTTAAATTATTTGAAGTTTCAACAACCAAACAAATAGATGCTTTGGAACAAGGAAAAATTGAATTAGGAATTATTCGATCACCAATAAAATCGCCAAAAATAAAATCACAATTGTGGTTTCAGGACGGGTTTTCAGTGGTTTATAATAAGAGTTTGATTCAAATTAATTCTGAGAAAGAAATTCCAAATTTAAAAGAGGAAACTTTTGTGTTTTTCAATAAAGATTACGCCCCACATTATCATGAAGTTTTATTAGAGCTTTGCGCCTTTTATGGCTTTACGCCAAAGGTTGTTCACGAATCAAACAATATCAACTCGATTGTGCAATTGGTCAAAAATGGCTTAGGAATTTCGATTGTTCCGTCGAATATTGCCAAAAAAAATCAAGATACTGAAATTGGTTTTATCGAATTGAAAAAAGTCAATTTATATACTGATGTTTCACTAATTACTTCAAAAGAAGACGATTCTGAAATCACTCAATCCGCTGTTGATTTTTTATTAAAGAAAAGATAG
- a CDS encoding META domain-containing protein has translation MKKILMLFIAVSIAYSCKSSKATNSVAATNENSIEKKLQQTWILENLNGKVITEKDFSSSPKIQMTSSGFSGSTGCNGIKGSLVSNGAGKLQFPNLTSETKKCDAKKESEFVQLLKTTSGYSIENNKLYLSNQFGLTMSFKKG, from the coding sequence ATGAAAAAGATTTTAATGTTATTTATTGCTGTATCAATAGCTTACAGCTGTAAATCAAGTAAAGCTACAAATTCAGTAGCTGCGACTAACGAAAACTCAATTGAAAAGAAATTACAACAAACCTGGATTTTAGAGAATTTAAACGGAAAAGTAATTACTGAAAAAGATTTTTCAAGTTCTCCAAAAATCCAAATGACTTCATCAGGTTTTTCTGGCTCAACGGGATGCAATGGTATTAAAGGAAGTTTAGTATCGAATGGTGCAGGAAAACTTCAGTTTCCTAATCTTACCTCAGAAACTAAAAAATGTGATGCAAAAAAAGAAAGCGAATTTGTACAGTTATTAAAAACAACTTCAGGTTATTCTATTGAGAATAATAAGCTTTATCTTTCTAATCAGTTTGGACTTACAATGTCTTTTAAAAAAGGTTAA
- a CDS encoding META domain-containing protein has translation MKKILSLLLLFVLMISCKTTATKSPDTKETTSTTDTQEEDMSVYFKGTGNEPFWGLTIGKEKTVFTSLIEGKESLIFSSVEPIRAADANLKMYKLSNATATATVTIQQIDCQDSMSGMISPYKVSIEIKNNSELASKKLAGCGKYITDYRLHDIWVLEELNGYKVFTADFQKELPRIEIHAAENSFMGFAGCNSMSGSIFYEKDVLRFSKVISTLMACPSGNREGEFIQALQSTTTYTIGDNRLTLSNPSSKLLVFRKVD, from the coding sequence ATGAAAAAAATACTTTCACTATTGCTGTTATTCGTTTTGATGATAAGTTGTAAAACCACAGCGACTAAAAGCCCTGATACAAAAGAAACAACTTCTACAACCGACACTCAGGAAGAGGATATGAGCGTTTATTTTAAAGGAACAGGAAATGAACCATTTTGGGGATTGACAATAGGGAAGGAGAAAACGGTTTTTACATCATTGATTGAAGGAAAAGAAAGTCTTATTTTCTCGTCTGTTGAACCCATCAGAGCGGCAGATGCAAATTTGAAAATGTATAAGTTAAGTAATGCCACTGCGACTGCAACAGTTACGATTCAGCAAATTGATTGTCAGGATTCTATGTCGGGAATGATTTCGCCTTATAAAGTTTCAATTGAAATCAAGAACAATTCAGAGCTTGCTTCTAAAAAGCTTGCAGGCTGTGGAAAATACATTACGGATTATCGCCTGCATGATATTTGGGTTTTAGAAGAATTGAACGGATATAAAGTTTTTACTGCAGATTTTCAGAAAGAACTGCCAAGAATTGAAATTCACGCTGCTGAAAACAGTTTTATGGGATTTGCCGGTTGTAATTCTATGAGTGGTAGTATATTTTATGAAAAAGATGTATTGCGATTTTCAAAAGTAATCTCTACTTTAATGGCTTGTCCTTCTGGAAATAGAGAAGGTGAGTTTATTCAGGCGCTTCAAAGTACAACGACTTATACGATTGGAGATAATAGATTGACATTATCGAATCCGTCAAGTAAGCTTTTGGTTTTTAGGAAGGTTGATTGA